From Roseovarius nanhaiticus, one genomic window encodes:
- the hisG gene encoding ATP phosphoribosyltransferase — protein sequence MSVRLGVPSKGRLMEKTFDWFGARGVTLGRTGSEREYAGIVEGAGDVELVLLSAGEIPRELALGNIHLGVTGTDLVRETLAQWDTRVEPLAELGFGHADLVLAVPQAWVDVGTLDDLDAVAAAFREVHGHRLRIATKYHRLVRDFLREHGVADYRLIDSQGATEGTVKNETAEAIADITSTGDTLRANHLKLLDDGVILRSQATLFRARRAELSDAERGVMSELIAKLGVD from the coding sequence ATGAGTGTGCGTCTGGGCGTGCCGTCCAAGGGGCGGCTGATGGAGAAGACTTTTGACTGGTTCGGGGCGCGCGGCGTGACGCTGGGCCGGACCGGGTCCGAGCGCGAATATGCTGGCATCGTCGAGGGCGCGGGTGATGTGGAGTTGGTCCTGCTCTCCGCAGGAGAGATCCCGCGCGAACTGGCGCTGGGTAATATCCATCTGGGCGTCACCGGCACAGATCTGGTGCGCGAGACCTTGGCGCAGTGGGATACGCGGGTTGAGCCGCTGGCCGAGCTGGGCTTCGGCCATGCGGACCTTGTGCTGGCGGTGCCGCAGGCCTGGGTCGATGTGGGGACGCTAGACGATCTGGATGCAGTCGCGGCGGCGTTTCGTGAGGTGCACGGACATCGCCTGCGCATCGCAACGAAGTATCACCGCCTCGTGCGGGATTTCCTGCGCGAGCATGGCGTGGCTGATTACCGGCTGATCGACAGCCAGGGAGCGACTGAGGGTACGGTCAAGAATGAGACGGCGGAGGCCATCGCCGACATCACCTCGACCGGAGACACGCTGCGGGCGAACCATCTGAAATTGCTGGACGACGGTGTGATCCTGCGCAGTCAGGCGACGCTCTTTCGCGCGCGCCGAGCCGAGCTGAGCGATGCCGAGCGCGGTGTGATGTCGGAATTGATCGCCAAGCTTGGCGTGGATTGA
- a CDS encoding ATP phosphoribosyltransferase regulatory subunit, with translation MAQPSSRATIRAEAARIEAVFQAAGAAVVDTAILQPAEILLDLYGEDIRARAYVTSDPLKGEQMLRPDFTVPVVQMHMESAAEPARYTYSGEVFRRQEDDPRRASEYFQVGYEIMGAATPAEADAEVFALMQGILAPLNVTPATGDIGILMAAIDGLRTTDARKAALRRHVWRPRRFRALIERFSGRSPVPASRAALLAMEDPMADAGPLIGLRSEAEIAARIEALRADAEAAPIAEGEVALLSAVLSVRETCPNALERLRDIAVDMPAISGAVAALAARLEALEARGVDIAALPFETSYGRAQMEYYDGFVFGFSSAAHPDLPPVASGGRYDALTRRLGAGREIPAVGGVIRPGLVARLSAEGAA, from the coding sequence TTGGCCCAGCCGTCCAGCCGCGCCACAATTCGTGCCGAGGCTGCGCGCATCGAGGCCGTTTTCCAGGCGGCAGGCGCCGCGGTGGTCGATACGGCGATCTTGCAGCCAGCCGAGATTCTGCTGGATCTCTATGGCGAGGATATTCGCGCACGTGCCTACGTCACCTCGGACCCGCTGAAGGGCGAGCAGATGCTGCGCCCGGATTTCACGGTGCCGGTGGTGCAGATGCATATGGAAAGCGCTGCCGAGCCCGCGCGCTATACCTATTCCGGCGAGGTGTTTCGCCGGCAGGAGGACGACCCGCGCCGCGCCAGCGAGTATTTCCAGGTCGGCTACGAGATCATGGGCGCGGCCACCCCGGCCGAGGCGGATGCCGAGGTGTTTGCGCTGATGCAGGGCATTCTTGCCCCGCTGAACGTGACGCCTGCAACGGGCGATATCGGCATCTTGATGGCCGCCATCGACGGTCTGCGCACGACCGATGCGCGCAAGGCGGCGCTGCGCCGCCATGTTTGGCGCCCGCGCCGGTTTCGCGCGTTGATCGAACGTTTCTCGGGTCGCAGCCCGGTGCCCGCCAGCCGTGCGGCACTCTTGGCGATGGAGGATCCCATGGCCGATGCGGGCCCGCTGATCGGTCTGCGCAGCGAGGCCGAGATCGCCGCGCGCATCGAGGCCTTGCGCGCGGATGCCGAGGCAGCGCCCATCGCCGAGGGTGAGGTTGCATTGCTGTCGGCGGTGCTGTCAGTGCGCGAGACATGCCCCAACGCACTGGAACGCCTGCGCGATATCGCGGTGGACATGCCCGCCATCTCAGGCGCCGTCGCCGCGCTTGCGGCGCGGTTGGAGGCGCTGGAGGCACGCGGCGTCGATATCGCGGCGCTGCCTTTCGAGACTTCCTATGGCCGCGCGCAAATGGAATATTACGATGGTTTCGTTTTTGGATTTTCGAGCGCGGCGCATCCCGATCTGCCCCCCGTCGCCTCGGGAGGGCGCTATGATGCGCTGACCCGGCGGCTGGGGGCCGGGCGCGAGATTCCGGCGGTGGGCGGTGTGATCCGTCCCGGCCTTGTCGCGCGTCTCAGCGCGGAGGGTGCGGCATGA